One Candidatus Melainabacteria bacterium DNA segment encodes these proteins:
- a CDS encoding TonB family protein: MRDVVVSSQSVRAIRICALLFSLICALQTGDARERAKPIRSDELVARAEICLSKGQLADSIAAYQEAADHDPDDRSIRLNLVKVWELAVKENPVSPENHLGLGMALQKKGEFAEAITEYQQAMRFSPDKQNKLASELLSTLSESELIYGVVDSIERALQDSWHPTSPASSTSPTATVLTVTVESDGKFGKAEISYSNNRTAEKNAILALFKSVTVPSLAGGQSLDLLVSFNSDSAKSTVVVRPLIPDLVHSTPAPHPVVPDQMSRSMTTSGIDYGPYLADLQRRVKRCWFPPPTSESNLVIVNFVVHRDGSLTDLNLGTSCGISSFDEAALNAVRLAQPFRPLPPGSKERANFSITFDCRVRDGGTKGAVK; this comes from the coding sequence ATGCGCGACGTTGTGGTTAGCAGTCAGTCAGTAAGAGCGATTAGAATCTGCGCGCTGCTCTTTTCCTTGATTTGTGCCCTCCAGACCGGTGACGCGCGGGAGCGGGCTAAGCCGATTAGATCCGATGAACTGGTTGCCAGAGCTGAAATTTGTCTGTCCAAGGGGCAGCTCGCTGACTCTATTGCTGCATATCAGGAGGCGGCTGATCATGATCCGGACGACCGCTCGATTCGCTTGAATCTCGTGAAGGTCTGGGAACTGGCGGTGAAGGAAAATCCGGTCTCTCCGGAGAATCATCTTGGTCTGGGAATGGCTTTGCAGAAAAAAGGCGAGTTCGCTGAAGCGATAACAGAGTATCAGCAAGCAATGCGTTTCAGCCCTGACAAACAGAATAAACTGGCTAGTGAGTTGTTGTCGACTCTATCCGAAAGTGAGTTGATATACGGTGTCGTCGACTCCATTGAGAGGGCATTGCAAGACAGCTGGCACCCGACCTCGCCCGCGTCGTCAACCTCGCCGACAGCTACGGTCTTAACCGTAACAGTTGAGTCAGATGGAAAGTTTGGCAAGGCTGAAATTAGTTATTCGAACAACCGTACAGCTGAAAAAAATGCCATCCTCGCATTGTTTAAATCGGTGACCGTTCCTTCCCTTGCTGGGGGGCAGTCTCTAGATTTGTTGGTGTCTTTCAACTCGGACTCTGCAAAGAGCACCGTAGTTGTTCGGCCGTTGATTCCAGATCTTGTGCATTCCACGCCTGCACCGCATCCGGTGGTGCCAGATCAGATGTCCAGGTCGATGACAACTTCTGGGATTGACTACGGACCGTATCTTGCTGATTTGCAGAGGCGTGTTAAGCGTTGTTGGTTTCCTCCTCCAACTTCGGAGAGCAATCTTGTGATCGTAAATTTTGTGGTGCATAGAGACGGTTCACTCACCGACCTGAATCTCGGAACATCATGCGGGATATCTTCCTTTGATGAAGCTGCATTAAATGCGGTTCGGCTCGCACAGCCTTTCAGACCGCTTCCGCCCGGGTCCAAAGAGCGCGCAAATTTTTCAATAACGTTCGATTGTCGCGTAAGAGATGGAGGTACGAAGGGGGCGGTGAAGTAG
- a CDS encoding radical SAM protein has product MTIIKPAIVRVDASTVCQLRCTSCPTTAGAIDTFVGTGFLKLSDFRHLIENNRFIKRVELTNWGEIFLNPELLDIIKYAYEQSVELVALNGVNFNTVKPEVLEALVKYRFRAISVSIDGATQSTYEKYRVRGHLETVLGNIRKLNDYKKQYRSSRPELQWQYVVFGHNEHEIEQARALATELGMRFQPKLNWENMYDLPFSAVQDKELARRVLGAADREEFHQKHNKHFCSVVCGEMWTSPQVSFDGKVLGCPVNHWSSFGNAFEEPLVDIVNGERMNYARSMLAGQAPERDDIPCTRCKVYQSIKEHGTWIKPPEIQPEQPTNDNVRVRRNIARGYDTF; this is encoded by the coding sequence ATGACTATCATCAAACCAGCAATAGTTCGCGTGGATGCTTCAACAGTATGCCAGTTGCGATGCACCAGTTGCCCCACAACTGCCGGAGCAATCGACACATTCGTAGGCACCGGATTCTTGAAACTTAGTGATTTTCGTCACTTGATCGAGAACAATCGATTCATCAAACGTGTAGAACTGACTAACTGGGGCGAGATCTTTTTAAATCCTGAACTGCTCGACATAATCAAATACGCGTACGAACAAAGTGTCGAGCTTGTCGCTCTCAACGGAGTCAATTTCAATACCGTAAAACCGGAGGTACTCGAGGCTCTTGTTAAATATCGATTTCGCGCTATCAGTGTCTCCATAGATGGTGCCACACAATCCACCTATGAAAAATATCGAGTTCGCGGTCATTTGGAGACGGTGCTCGGCAACATCAGAAAGCTGAATGATTATAAGAAGCAGTACCGTTCTTCCAGACCAGAGTTGCAATGGCAATATGTCGTATTCGGCCACAACGAACACGAAATCGAACAAGCTCGTGCGCTCGCGACGGAACTCGGCATGCGATTTCAACCGAAGTTAAACTGGGAAAATATGTATGATCTACCATTTTCGGCCGTTCAAGACAAAGAACTGGCCAGAAGAGTGCTTGGTGCCGCCGATCGTGAAGAGTTCCACCAAAAGCATAATAAACACTTTTGTTCAGTTGTCTGCGGTGAAATGTGGACCAGTCCGCAAGTAAGTTTCGATGGAAAAGTACTCGGCTGTCCCGTGAATCATTGGTCTTCATTTGGAAATGCCTTCGAGGAACCTCTGGTCGATATCGTAAACGGCGAGCGAATGAATTACGCGCGATCGATGTTAGCCGGACAAGCTCCGGAGCGAGACGACATTCCATGCACGAGATGCAAGGTCTATCAGTCGATCAAAGAGCATGGCACTTGGATCAAACCACCTGAAATACAGCCCGAACAACCGACGAATGACAATGTACGCGTGCGCCGCAACATAGCGCGCGGCTACGACACGTTTTGA
- a CDS encoding tetratricopeptide repeat protein, producing the protein MNYLRTAWIAICVVLSASTTSLAVAKEDDTLSRIPSIETLTQKIKENPDALEYYYLRGHLYQQEKKFAQAVADYTKLIDAKFKIDGFFADKGQMAYGSRAVVYMQMKNFDAALADLNKGLSIAPNDAMMLANRGAAYLEKKQYALAMNDDIRALKIDPKQPTAYEGIGEIYYKTKQYARAMQYLNSAIMLNSKDPDAYYYRGATQKALGRNVEAQRDFERAEKLGFKLGETTIMTVTP; encoded by the coding sequence ATGAATTACCTACGGACCGCCTGGATCGCAATATGTGTAGTGCTGAGCGCCAGTACAACATCGCTCGCCGTTGCCAAAGAAGATGACACGTTGTCCAGAATTCCTTCAATAGAAACTTTGACGCAGAAAATCAAAGAGAATCCAGACGCGCTTGAATACTATTATTTGAGGGGACACTTATATCAACAGGAAAAGAAATTTGCACAAGCGGTTGCAGACTATACCAAACTGATTGATGCGAAATTCAAAATTGACGGATTTTTCGCCGACAAGGGACAGATGGCTTACGGCTCCCGCGCCGTCGTATACATGCAGATGAAAAATTTCGATGCAGCGCTAGCGGATCTGAATAAAGGACTCAGTATTGCGCCAAACGATGCAATGATGCTTGCCAATCGAGGCGCTGCATATCTAGAAAAGAAACAATATGCACTGGCTATGAACGATGACATACGAGCACTCAAGATTGATCCCAAACAACCCACCGCCTATGAGGGAATAGGCGAGATATACTACAAGACCAAACAATATGCACGTGCGATGCAGTATTTGAACAGCGCCATAATGTTGAACAGCAAAGATCCTGATGCGTACTACTATCGCGGTGCAACACAAAAGGCGTTGGGCAGAAACGTAGAAGCACAGAGAGACTTCGAACGGGCAGAGAAGCTCGGTTTTAAGCTGGGAGAAACGACAATTATGACGGTAACCCCATAA
- a CDS encoding TIGR02281 family clan AA aspartic protease yields MRKARFWSACIYIFSVPLLWSCNSLHSFAPDKAGAAEHIAKGKDLSEKEQFSDAIAEFREAVNCDPSNADAHALLGDALADNDDRNQAAVEMEAAVKLAPNDQDKLDRYVAILETLGKYEQAVPSEVKLLSLRPKDAVLRRQASWLYEQVGDDKKSLELAREAVKLDPHQEKSWCDLVSVLQGVGKTSEALQACKQGLKVLPDASSLYYEEGLILSSSKHPNDAIAPLRKAVALDEEDDDARALLQRLTRAAGKPIYLIKLQKVGMSLFADVVVNEKVRTKLVVDSGATSVVISNDVAKRAGVNLASARDVAFGSASGEATGRKVRLNSIRVGDAKLLDVEAIVHDIPSQDGEAGLLGMSFLSHYKVTLDSDHAELWLVNR; encoded by the coding sequence ATGAGAAAGGCACGATTTTGGTCGGCTTGTATCTATATTTTTTCTGTTCCACTTCTGTGGAGCTGTAACAGCTTGCACTCGTTCGCTCCTGATAAAGCCGGTGCTGCCGAGCATATTGCTAAGGGCAAAGACCTTTCTGAAAAAGAACAATTTAGCGACGCCATTGCAGAATTTAGAGAGGCGGTCAATTGTGATCCCTCGAATGCTGATGCGCATGCTTTGTTGGGCGACGCGCTGGCCGATAATGACGACCGAAATCAGGCTGCTGTGGAAATGGAGGCAGCGGTCAAGTTGGCGCCCAATGATCAAGATAAGCTTGATCGCTACGTCGCCATTTTGGAAACGCTGGGAAAGTACGAGCAGGCTGTTCCATCGGAAGTTAAATTGCTGTCGTTGCGTCCGAAAGATGCTGTTTTGAGAAGGCAGGCTTCGTGGTTGTATGAGCAGGTCGGCGACGATAAGAAGTCGCTGGAGCTAGCGCGTGAAGCTGTAAAACTAGATCCGCACCAAGAGAAGAGTTGGTGCGATCTGGTCTCGGTGCTGCAGGGCGTAGGCAAAACGTCTGAAGCGCTTCAAGCTTGTAAGCAGGGGCTCAAAGTGTTGCCTGATGCGAGTTCTCTCTACTATGAGGAAGGTTTGATTCTCTCCAGTAGTAAGCATCCAAATGATGCAATCGCACCGCTGAGAAAAGCGGTAGCGCTTGATGAAGAAGATGATGATGCGCGCGCGTTGCTTCAGCGACTAACGCGTGCCGCAGGCAAGCCAATCTATCTGATTAAGCTGCAGAAGGTTGGCATGAGTCTCTTCGCGGACGTTGTGGTCAACGAAAAAGTACGAACGAAATTAGTAGTTGATTCTGGTGCAACTTCTGTCGTCATTTCAAATGACGTGGCGAAAAGGGCGGGTGTGAACTTGGCCTCGGCGCGTGATGTTGCCTTCGGTTCTGCATCGGGCGAGGCAACAGGTCGTAAGGTTCGTTTAAATTCGATTCGAGTCGGGGATGCTAAATTACTCGATGTAGAGGCGATCGTCCACGACATTCCAAGCCAAGATGGCGAAGCCGGACTTCTGGGAATGTCGTTCTTGTCGCACTACAAAGTCACATTGGACTCTGATCATGCAGAGCTTTGGTTGGTTAACAGATAA
- a CDS encoding NAD-dependent epimerase/dehydratase family protein, translating into MKILILGGTIFVGRHIVEAALARGHEVTLFNRGRTGSNLFDSVERISGDRSESLEALKGRHWDVIIDTSGYVPRVVQKSCEALQKSCESYVFISTGSVYKDKSKPGISEDNEILVPKDPDATEWTDDTYGELKAGCEVMVRNVFAERALIIRPGVVVGPHDPTDRFTYWPVRIKAGGKVLAPGASDRPIQFIDGRDLGTWTISLSESKATGIFNAIGPDYRLTMSKFLDTCKTVADSKAELIWVSDQKLFEHKVEAWTEMPFWIPENSETSGMALRNNSKGIQAGLTFRPLPETIADTLEWWQREKSDSSLKAGLSKEREAELINKVIRELAQKLKQR; encoded by the coding sequence ATGAAGATCCTAATTCTAGGCGGCACCATTTTCGTTGGACGCCATATTGTCGAAGCGGCACTCGCACGTGGACACGAAGTGACTCTTTTCAATAGAGGTCGCACCGGATCGAATTTATTCGACAGCGTAGAACGAATCTCGGGCGACAGATCCGAATCATTAGAAGCGCTCAAAGGTCGACACTGGGACGTAATTATTGATACCAGTGGTTATGTACCGCGGGTGGTGCAAAAGTCTTGCGAAGCACTGCAGAAAAGCTGCGAATCATACGTCTTCATCTCTACGGGTTCCGTCTACAAAGACAAAAGTAAGCCTGGAATCAGCGAGGACAATGAAATACTCGTACCGAAAGATCCTGATGCTACCGAATGGACAGACGACACTTACGGCGAGCTGAAAGCGGGTTGCGAAGTCATGGTGCGAAACGTGTTTGCTGAGCGCGCACTGATCATCAGACCGGGGGTGGTTGTAGGTCCGCACGACCCGACTGACCGCTTCACATACTGGCCAGTACGAATCAAAGCTGGCGGAAAAGTTCTGGCTCCGGGCGCCTCAGATCGACCAATTCAATTCATTGATGGACGCGATCTCGGCACATGGACAATCTCGTTGAGTGAATCAAAAGCTACAGGAATTTTCAATGCCATTGGACCGGACTATCGACTCACAATGTCTAAATTTCTCGACACCTGCAAGACAGTAGCAGATTCAAAAGCCGAATTAATTTGGGTTTCGGATCAGAAGTTGTTCGAACATAAGGTTGAAGCCTGGACCGAGATGCCTTTTTGGATTCCGGAAAATTCCGAAACCAGCGGCATGGCTTTGCGCAACAACAGTAAGGGCATTCAAGCAGGTCTAACCTTCCGCCCGCTGCCTGAAACTATTGCAGACACTCTCGAATGGTGGCAGCGCGAAAAATCTGATAGCAGCTTGAAAGCGGGTTTGAGCAAGGAACGAGAAGCGGAATTGATAAATAAGGTTATCCGCGAACTTGCACAAAAGCTGAAACAACGGTGA
- a CDS encoding DUF4253 domain-containing protein: MRRFEYSAGGSDKFWEIQLDDNSFTVNYGRIGTNGLSSTKTFNSNQEAKNEHDKLVQEKLKKGYVEISGGSASTSPTKRSKDNLIAQLKAAGIDTSTFQRVSIEGGEDEDEESNRSDPADSFYMIDVSADKSFQTWKLARSLIEKTGYYPVITEDYDQLFEYMEFEDENDTAVTIKAALSANLAEFFKERTEELSDANDRERIGDWATAQEETASEDFYLVSRSGSDAILQLVFCPTKISWQVCAVLCWGNSNDGIAPANHSAVHRYWGTEYDAELVCITIDLMEFLVHKPPTTKEAAMKLAHEQFVYCPDIVHQGVQTVANLGKSLINSKKWFFWWD; the protein is encoded by the coding sequence ATGCGACGATTCGAATACAGCGCGGGCGGCTCAGACAAATTTTGGGAAATCCAGCTCGATGATAATTCATTCACAGTCAACTACGGAAGAATCGGAACAAACGGACTGAGCTCAACCAAAACTTTCAATTCCAATCAAGAAGCAAAGAATGAACACGATAAACTTGTGCAAGAAAAACTCAAAAAAGGCTATGTGGAAATAAGTGGCGGAAGCGCTTCAACTAGCCCTACGAAGCGGTCAAAGGACAACCTGATTGCACAGCTAAAAGCAGCCGGAATCGACACCTCGACATTCCAACGAGTTTCCATTGAAGGTGGGGAGGACGAAGATGAAGAGAGTAACAGATCGGACCCGGCCGACTCGTTCTATATGATCGACGTGAGCGCCGATAAAAGCTTCCAGACCTGGAAGCTTGCTCGGTCGCTGATTGAGAAAACTGGATACTATCCGGTTATCACAGAAGATTATGATCAACTCTTCGAATACATGGAATTCGAAGACGAAAACGACACCGCTGTAACCATAAAAGCAGCGCTTTCAGCGAACTTAGCCGAGTTTTTCAAAGAGCGCACGGAGGAATTGTCCGACGCCAACGATAGGGAAAGAATTGGCGACTGGGCTACAGCGCAAGAAGAAACTGCCAGTGAGGATTTCTACCTGGTTTCTCGTTCAGGAAGCGATGCGATCTTGCAGCTTGTATTTTGCCCGACCAAAATTTCCTGGCAAGTTTGCGCTGTGTTATGTTGGGGTAATTCAAACGATGGCATCGCGCCTGCCAATCACTCCGCGGTGCACAGATACTGGGGCACCGAATATGATGCCGAACTGGTTTGCATTACAATCGACCTGATGGAGTTCCTGGTGCACAAACCTCCAACAACGAAAGAAGCCGCAATGAAGCTCGCGCACGAACAGTTTGTGTATTGTCCTGATATTGTTCACCAGGGCGTTCAGACTGTCGCGAACCTGGGCAAGTCGCTGATTAACAGCAAGAAGTGGTTTTTCTGGTGGGATTAG
- a CDS encoding VWA domain-containing protein, translated as MPSVLDQNQERMEEALEKLYSREYTGRGVRQDARLGPGSLDPSQLNVTTWLEEIRELFPKTTCEKITKHALERYGMVDIINDPEALKNLEPSTELLALMLTLKGHMRGPVLTEARRLIAKIVEEIKRKLLSQIRNAMSGRLNRFSSSAYKSARNFDARNTIRRNLKNWDAERKQIVVSDPRFYQRVQRHMPWEVILCIDQSGSMINSLIHSAVMAGIFSALPMVRVRLVVFDTSIVDLSAHVSDPVEVLMSVQLGGGTNIGRAVAYCEKLVSQPKRSVLVLVTDFCEGADPRVLIGAIRRLREAGVKLIGLASLDEKCGAFYDEKLAGRLAAEGMEIAALTPVELARWLAEVMQGSR; from the coding sequence ATGCCTTCGGTGTTAGATCAAAATCAAGAACGGATGGAGGAAGCTCTAGAGAAGCTCTATTCGCGCGAATACACGGGACGAGGCGTACGACAAGACGCACGTCTCGGACCGGGCTCTCTCGACCCGTCGCAACTCAACGTTACGACCTGGCTGGAGGAGATTCGCGAACTGTTTCCTAAAACCACCTGCGAAAAGATCACCAAGCATGCGCTTGAGCGATACGGCATGGTAGACATAATCAACGATCCAGAAGCTTTGAAGAACCTTGAACCCAGCACCGAACTGCTGGCACTTATGCTTACCCTCAAGGGTCACATGCGCGGACCGGTTCTTACTGAAGCGCGTCGTCTGATCGCAAAAATAGTTGAAGAAATCAAGCGCAAACTTCTGAGTCAGATTCGCAACGCAATGTCTGGGCGCTTAAATCGCTTCTCTTCCAGCGCTTACAAAAGCGCTCGCAATTTCGACGCTCGAAACACGATTCGACGAAATCTCAAAAATTGGGACGCAGAGAGAAAACAGATAGTTGTCAGCGACCCGAGATTCTACCAGCGAGTGCAGCGGCACATGCCATGGGAAGTAATCTTGTGCATCGACCAGTCAGGCTCGATGATTAACAGCCTTATCCATTCAGCGGTAATGGCCGGCATATTTTCTGCTCTGCCAATGGTGCGAGTGAGACTGGTTGTCTTTGACACGTCAATAGTCGACCTCAGTGCGCACGTTTCAGACCCTGTCGAGGTGCTGATGAGCGTTCAACTCGGGGGCGGCACCAACATTGGCAGAGCAGTTGCCTACTGCGAGAAACTGGTATCACAGCCCAAGCGCTCGGTGCTTGTTCTTGTGACCGATTTCTGCGAGGGTGCCGATCCGCGCGTGCTGATCGGTGCGATAAGACGTCTGCGAGAAGCCGGGGTGAAATTGATCGGATTGGCATCACTCGATGAAAAATGCGGCGCCTTTTACGATGAAAAGTTAGCCGGAAGACTTGCCGCAGAGGGCATGGAGATTGCGGCTCTAACGCCGGTTGAACTGGCACGCTGGCTGGCCGAAGTCATGCAAGGGAGCCGCTAA